Part of the Nicotiana sylvestris chromosome 5, ASM39365v2, whole genome shotgun sequence genome is shown below.
ATTTTTGCGGGTAtcccgaaccgacatatgatgtggtctcatatgaagtcgatgacttctttttcttttacctTCTCGAAGgcatgtgcttcaacccactttgagaaGTAgttagtcataaacaaaataaatctagctttacctggtgccaTTGGTAGGGGACCGACGATATCCATCCCTCATTTCATGAACGGTCATGGGGATAGGACTAAATGGAGTTGTTCACCGGGTTGATGGATTATTGGTGCaaatctttggcatttatcacacttTCGAACGAACTCCATGATATCCTTTTCCATGTTATCCCAATAATACCCCGCTCTGATCACCTTGCGAACCAGAGAGTCTGCACCAAAATAGCTCCTACAAGTACCCTCGCGGATTTCCCGTAatacataatcggtgtccccgaGTCCCAAGCACActgccaatggtccatcgaaGGTTCTGTACAACGTTTCATTTTCATCGAGTGAGAATCGAGCTGCTTTGGCTCGAAGTGCTCTTGACTCTTTTGGGTCCTCGGGGAGCTTCCCATGCTTCAAGTAgtcgatgtacttattcctccaatcccacgtTAAACTTGTTGAATTAATCTCTGCATGGCCTTCTTCGACCACCGGCTTCGATAGTTGGACAACAGTCTCCAGgacgatatcatcttcttctgccgatgaccccaagtttgcaagtgcatcggcctcgctattctGCTCCCGAGGTACATGATCCAGTGTCCATTCCTTGAAGCGATGCAATGTCACTTGaagtttgtccaagtacctctgcattcaGTCGGCTCGAACCTCGAAGCTCCCGTTTACTTGATTTACCACCAAAAAGGAGTCACACTTTGCCTTGATGACCTCTGCCCCAAGGCCCTTGGCTAGTTCGAgactgcaatcatggcctcatactcggcctcattgttagtcaatttagaAGTCTTGATAGACTGCCTAATGACACTACCCGTAGGTGGTTTGAAAATGATGTCGATCCCGGATCcttttgtaagcacgtgatttttgaccctccccgagaattttcacatttttagcgtgaatatgtgaaattgggtctagaaaagctattttaactatttttactttatttcgttgcaaaaagaaaaaatttcaaaaaaaatatatatatagaaattttagtttatgtatctctcataaacttgaaaaatacaaaaattgcactttatttttgtactttatataatttcgaaaattacaaaaaaataaataaaatatagttctattaaggttttatagtcatttta
Proteins encoded:
- the LOC138868681 gene encoding uncharacterized protein, which translates into the protein MQRYLDKLQVTLHRFKEWTLDHVPREQNSEADALANLGSSAEEDDIVLETVVQLSKPVVEEGHAEINSTSLTWDWRNKYIDYLKHGKLPEDPKESRALRAKAARFSLDENETLYRTFDGPLAVCLGLGDTDYVLREIREGTCRSYFGADSLVRKVIRAGYYWDNMEKDIMEFVRKCDKCQRFAPIIHQPGEQLHLVLSP